A genomic segment from Agrobacterium vitis encodes:
- the cobW gene encoding cobalamin biosynthesis protein CobW, which produces MLQKKIPVTVITGFLGAGKTTIIRNMLMNAGGKKIALVINEFGDLGVDGEVLKGCGAETCTEDDIIELTNGCICCTVADDFVPTMQKLLARDVLPDHIVIETSGLALPQPLVAAFNWPDIRTRVTVDGVVTVVDSAAVAAGRFADDHDRIDAQRAADDSLDHESPIEELFEDQLTCADLIVLNKTDLLDADGLAKVRTDVTARMSRKPTLIEAKNGDVPVMVLLGIGAGSEADIDNRKSHHELEHEALHASGEAHDHHHDHDEFDSFVVDLPQVREPDRFVDGLKTVIEAHDVLRLKGFVDVPGKPMRLVVQAVGNRIDQYYDRPWASGEQRATRLVVIGLHDLDQSAIADAIRAAA; this is translated from the coding sequence ATGTTGCAAAAGAAAATTCCCGTCACGGTTATCACCGGTTTTCTCGGTGCGGGCAAGACAACGATCATCCGCAATATGCTGATGAATGCGGGTGGCAAGAAAATCGCGCTTGTTATCAACGAGTTCGGCGATCTGGGGGTCGATGGCGAAGTGCTGAAAGGCTGCGGCGCCGAGACCTGCACCGAGGACGACATTATCGAACTGACCAATGGCTGCATCTGCTGCACCGTTGCCGATGATTTCGTGCCGACCATGCAAAAGCTGCTGGCACGGGATGTCTTGCCCGACCATATCGTCATCGAAACCTCCGGCCTTGCTCTGCCGCAGCCCCTGGTGGCCGCCTTCAACTGGCCTGACATCCGCACCCGCGTTACCGTTGATGGTGTTGTGACGGTGGTCGATAGCGCCGCTGTCGCCGCTGGCCGGTTTGCCGATGACCACGACCGGATCGATGCCCAGCGCGCCGCCGATGACAGTCTCGATCACGAAAGCCCAATCGAGGAGCTGTTCGAGGATCAGCTGACCTGCGCCGACCTGATCGTTCTCAACAAGACCGATCTGCTCGATGCCGATGGCCTCGCCAAAGTGCGAACCGATGTGACCGCCCGGATGAGCCGCAAGCCGACCCTGATCGAGGCGAAGAATGGCGATGTGCCGGTTATGGTGCTGCTTGGCATTGGAGCTGGTTCGGAAGCCGATATCGACAATCGCAAGTCCCATCACGAGCTGGAGCATGAGGCGCTGCATGCCAGCGGCGAGGCGCATGACCATCATCACGACCACGACGAATTCGACAGTTTCGTTGTCGATCTGCCGCAGGTGCGCGAACCGGACCGTTTTGTCGATGGTTTGAAGACCGTGATCGAAGCACATGACGTGCTGCGGCTGAAAGGCTTCGTTGATGTGCCCGGCAAGCCGATGCGGCTGGTGGTGCAGGCCGTCGGTAACCGTATCGATCAATATTACGACCGCCCCTGGGCGTCGGGTGAGCAGCGGGCGACGCGGCTAGTGGTGATCGGCCTGCATGATCTCGACCAATCGGCGATTGCCGATGCCATCCGGGCGGCAGCGTAA
- the cobO gene encoding cob(I)yrinic acid a,c-diamide adenosyltransferase, which yields MTETVDSGAVAAASDDLARHAEKMAKKKAARDKIMATKTGEKGLVIVHTGKGKGKSSAAFGMIFRHIAHDKKCAVVQFIKGAMSTGERDLILRHFSDLCAFHTMGEGFTWETQDKARDMAMARAAWDKAKELIRDPANSMVLLDEINIAIRYDYIDLSEVVAFLSEEKPPMTHVVLTGRNAKDELIEIADLVTEMELVKHPFRSGIKAQLGVEF from the coding sequence ATGACCGAAACCGTCGATAGCGGAGCCGTTGCAGCAGCATCGGACGATCTTGCCCGCCACGCCGAGAAAATGGCGAAGAAAAAGGCTGCGCGCGACAAGATCATGGCGACCAAGACCGGCGAAAAGGGCCTGGTCATCGTCCATACCGGCAAGGGCAAGGGAAAGTCCTCGGCAGCCTTCGGGATGATCTTCCGCCATATTGCCCATGACAAGAAATGCGCGGTCGTGCAATTCATCAAGGGCGCGATGTCAACTGGAGAGCGCGACCTGATCCTGCGGCATTTTTCCGACCTCTGCGCCTTCCACACCATGGGCGAGGGCTTTACCTGGGAAACCCAGGACAAGGCACGCGACATGGCCATGGCCAGAGCCGCCTGGGACAAGGCCAAGGAACTGATCCGCGATCCCGCCAACAGCATGGTGCTGCTCGATGAAATCAATATCGCTATCCGCTACGACTATATCGATCTCAGCGAAGTCGTCGCTTTCCTGTCGGAAGAAAAGCCGCCCATGACCCATGTGGTGCTGACAGGCCGCAATGCCAAGGATGAGCTGATCGAGATTGCCGATCTGGTGACGGAAATGGAACTGGTCAAACACCCGTTCCGTTCCGGCATCAAGGCTCAGTTGGGTGTGGAGTTCTGA
- a CDS encoding type II toxin-antitoxin system RelE/ParE family toxin translates to MSGKSYRVTEIARLDVEDLGRYTNKTWGKRQRNDYLRALFSRFEFLAEFPYSGQKHDNIREGLFGFSEGAHVIFYRINAEGIDILRVLHQRMSLEERL, encoded by the coding sequence ATGAGCGGCAAAAGCTATCGGGTCACTGAAATAGCACGTCTCGATGTCGAGGATCTCGGTCGTTACACCAACAAAACCTGGGGCAAGCGTCAGAGAAACGATTATCTGCGAGCCTTGTTTAGCAGGTTCGAGTTTCTCGCCGAATTTCCCTATTCGGGGCAAAAGCATGACAACATCAGGGAAGGCCTTTTCGGTTTTTCCGAGGGCGCGCACGTGATCTTTTACCGGATCAATGCTGAGGGGATCGACATCCTCCGTGTCCTTCACCAGCGCATGAGCCTGGAAGAGCGACTGTAA
- the cobU gene encoding bifunctional adenosylcobinamide kinase/adenosylcobinamide-phosphate guanylyltransferase — MAETISKRVFVLGGARSGKSRFAEQLCAETGLERHYLATGRAWDEEMRDRIDQHQQDRGPLWVTHEEPLALVDTLRQIDASGRVVLVDCLTLWVTNLMMEEGRDMAAEAAALADLLPRLSASIVLVSNEVGLGIVPENRMARHFRDHAGRLHQLIAASADEVYFVAAGLPLKMKG, encoded by the coding sequence ATGGCAGAGACAATTTCGAAACGTGTCTTCGTTCTCGGAGGCGCGCGGTCCGGCAAGTCGCGTTTTGCCGAACAGCTTTGTGCAGAGACCGGCCTGGAGCGTCATTATCTGGCGACCGGACGGGCCTGGGACGAGGAAATGCGCGACCGCATCGACCAGCACCAGCAGGATCGCGGCCCGCTCTGGGTGACGCATGAGGAGCCGCTGGCGCTGGTGGACACGCTTAGGCAGATCGATGCGTCAGGCCGGGTGGTGCTGGTCGATTGCCTGACCCTCTGGGTGACCAATCTGATGATGGAGGAGGGGCGCGACATGGCTGCTGAGGCGGCGGCCCTTGCGGATCTGCTGCCGCGCCTTTCCGCCTCCATCGTGCTTGTTTCCAATGAAGTCGGCCTTGGCATTGTGCCGGAAAACCGCATGGCGCGCCATTTCCGCGACCATGCCGGGCGGCTTCATCAATTGATCGCGGCAAGTGCTGACGAGGTTTACTTCGTCGCGGCTGGCCTGCCCCTGAAAATGAAAGGCTGA
- the trmFO gene encoding methylenetetrahydrofolate--tRNA-(uracil(54)-C(5))-methyltransferase (FADH(2)-oxidizing) TrmFO: MTDNNSYSPIHIIGGGLAGSEAAWQIAEAGVPVILHEMRGLRGTDAHKTDSLAELVCSNSFRSDDATANAVGVIHTEMRLAGSLIMACADRHQVPAGGALAVDRDGFAEAVTQALEAHPLVTVVREEITGLPPGDWDLSIIASGPLTSPALAEAIRAETGEDALAFFDAIAPIVHRDSINMDICWYQSRYDKVGPGGTGKDYINCPLDEAQYNAFIDALIAGDAVGFKEWEGTPYFDGCLPIEVMAERGRETLRHGPMKPMGLTNSHNPTVKAYAVVQLRQDNALGTLYNMVGFQTKLRYGAQAEIFRMIPGLENAEFARLGGLHRNTYIHSPVLLDPSLSLKSRPGLRFAGQITGCEGYVESASIGLLAGRFAAAERKGEAFSPPPVTTALGALLNHITGGHIVSNDEPGKKSFQPMNINFGLFPDLEPGSIVKPEGVKRFRGKDKTVMKRQLIAIRALAHCREWLGLPPHIPQPVAEMEDAGL; this comes from the coding sequence ATGACAGACAACAACTCCTATTCCCCTATTCACATCATTGGCGGCGGGCTGGCTGGCTCCGAAGCCGCATGGCAGATCGCTGAGGCGGGCGTGCCGGTCATTCTTCATGAGATGCGCGGCCTTCGCGGCACCGACGCCCATAAGACCGATAGCCTTGCTGAGCTTGTCTGCTCCAATTCCTTCCGCTCCGACGATGCCACCGCCAATGCGGTCGGGGTTATCCATACGGAAATGCGGCTGGCCGGCTCGTTGATCATGGCCTGCGCCGACCGTCATCAGGTGCCAGCGGGCGGCGCGCTTGCCGTCGACAGGGATGGCTTTGCCGAAGCTGTGACGCAGGCGCTGGAAGCCCACCCGCTCGTAACCGTGGTGCGCGAGGAAATCACCGGCCTGCCGCCGGGCGATTGGGATCTCAGCATCATCGCCAGCGGTCCGCTGACATCACCGGCACTGGCCGAGGCCATCCGCGCTGAAACAGGTGAGGACGCGCTGGCCTTTTTCGACGCCATCGCCCCCATCGTCCACCGCGACAGCATCAATATGGATATCTGCTGGTATCAGTCGCGCTATGACAAGGTTGGCCCGGGCGGTACGGGTAAGGATTACATCAACTGCCCGCTGGACGAGGCCCAGTATAACGCCTTCATCGATGCATTGATTGCCGGTGACGCAGTCGGCTTCAAGGAATGGGAAGGCACACCCTATTTCGACGGCTGCCTGCCCATCGAAGTCATGGCAGAACGCGGGCGTGAAACCCTGCGCCATGGACCGATGAAGCCGATGGGGCTGACCAATTCCCATAATCCTACCGTGAAAGCCTATGCCGTCGTGCAGCTGCGCCAGGATAATGCGCTGGGCACGCTCTATAATATGGTCGGCTTCCAGACCAAGCTGCGCTACGGCGCCCAGGCCGAGATTTTCCGGATGATCCCCGGTCTGGAAAACGCCGAATTCGCCCGGCTTGGTGGCCTGCACCGCAATACCTATATCCATTCGCCGGTACTGCTCGATCCGTCTCTCTCCTTGAAGAGCAGACCGGGCCTGCGTTTTGCCGGGCAGATCACCGGCTGCGAAGGCTATGTCGAGAGCGCCTCCATCGGCCTTCTGGCCGGTCGCTTTGCTGCTGCCGAGCGCAAGGGCGAAGCCTTTAGCCCGCCGCCGGTGACAACGGCGCTTGGTGCGCTGCTCAACCATATTACCGGTGGCCATATCGTGTCCAACGACGAACCCGGCAAAAAGTCTTTCCAGCCGATGAACATCAACTTCGGACTGTTTCCGGATCTGGAGCCCGGCTCCATCGTCAAGCCAGAAGGCGTGAAGCGTTTCCGGGGCAAGGACAAGACTGTCATGAAGCGCCAGTTGATCGCCATCCGCGCCCTCGCCCATTGCCGGGAATGGCTCGGCCTGCCGCCGCACATCCCACAGCCGGTTGCGGAAATGGAAGACGCAGGCCTTTAA
- a CDS encoding type II toxin-antitoxin system ParD family antitoxin, translating to MATTSLTLGPHWEGFIKQQINSGRYASASEVVRDALRELEEREEKLKILRHQIDMGWQQADRGEFAEDWSLKSLNEKLDREQ from the coding sequence ATGGCAACAACCAGCCTGACACTTGGCCCGCATTGGGAAGGCTTCATCAAGCAGCAGATAAACAGTGGCCGCTATGCCTCTGCGAGCGAAGTGGTGCGCGACGCGCTCCGCGAGTTGGAGGAGCGGGAAGAAAAGCTGAAAATTTTGCGCCATCAGATCGACATGGGCTGGCAACAAGCAGATCGTGGAGAATTTGCAGAGGATTGGTCGCTCAAATCACTCAATGAAAAACTCGACCGCGAACAATGA
- a CDS encoding Mth938-like domain-containing protein, with protein sequence MAKGIIIREAHFPGRSPIDAYGNGGFRFADMSHRGSLLLLPSGIYGWDMREGEDLTVAALQRLLDEADKVEFLLLGTGTELRRIPSEVKAALTAAGIGSDPMSTGAAVRTYNVMLAEERPVAAALIAV encoded by the coding sequence TTGGCAAAGGGCATTATCATCCGCGAGGCGCATTTTCCGGGTCGGTCCCCCATCGATGCCTATGGCAATGGCGGGTTCCGGTTCGCGGATATGTCGCATCGCGGCTCCCTTTTGCTGTTACCATCAGGCATTTATGGCTGGGATATGCGCGAGGGCGAGGACCTGACGGTTGCCGCCCTCCAGCGCCTGCTGGACGAGGCGGATAAGGTCGAGTTCCTGTTGCTCGGCACGGGCACGGAACTGCGCCGTATCCCCAGTGAAGTTAAAGCTGCCCTGACCGCTGCCGGCATCGGTTCTGACCCGATGAGCACCGGTGCCGCGGTGCGGACCTATAATGTGATGCTGGCGGAAGAACGGCCCGTGGCCGCCGCATTGATTGCAGTCTGA
- a CDS encoding TSUP family transporter, giving the protein MTDIAIQALIFLFFAAFIAGFVDSIAGGGGLITIPAMLIAGIPPLETLGTNKLQGMFGSASATIAYSRKGHVNLKKQLPMAAMSVLGGAIGAVIATYVPGDVLKALMPFLLVAIAAYFALKPNISDVDSHQRMTPFLFGLTLAPLIAIYDGVFGPGTGSFLMLAFVSLAGFGMLKATAHTKLLNFGSNVGAFLVFVFNGVVLWKIGIVMGIGQFLGAQTGSKLAMKSGAKIIKPLLIVTCIGLAIKLLLDPTNPVRVWMGI; this is encoded by the coding sequence ATGACCGATATTGCCATCCAAGCCCTGATCTTTCTGTTTTTTGCCGCCTTCATTGCAGGTTTTGTCGATTCGATTGCCGGTGGCGGCGGGTTGATCACCATTCCGGCCATGCTGATTGCCGGTATTCCGCCGCTGGAAACGCTGGGAACCAACAAATTGCAGGGCATGTTCGGCTCGGCCTCTGCCACCATCGCCTATAGCCGCAAGGGCCATGTCAACCTGAAGAAGCAATTGCCGATGGCCGCCATGTCGGTGCTGGGCGGCGCGATTGGCGCTGTTATCGCGACCTATGTGCCGGGCGATGTGCTGAAAGCGCTAATGCCGTTTCTGCTGGTGGCAATTGCCGCTTATTTTGCCCTGAAGCCAAATATTTCCGACGTCGATAGCCACCAGCGAATGACGCCTTTCCTGTTCGGCCTGACCCTTGCCCCGCTGATCGCCATTTATGACGGCGTGTTCGGCCCCGGCACCGGCTCTTTCCTGATGCTGGCCTTCGTTTCGCTCGCCGGTTTCGGCATGTTGAAGGCCACCGCCCACACAAAACTGCTGAATTTCGGCTCCAATGTCGGTGCCTTCCTGGTCTTCGTGTTCAACGGCGTGGTTTTGTGGAAAATCGGCATTGTCATGGGCATCGGTCAGTTCCTCGGCGCCCAGACCGGCTCGAAACTGGCAATGAAAAGCGGCGCCAAAATCATCAAACCGCTGTTGATCGTCACCTGCATCGGGCTGGCGATAAAGCTGCTGCTGGACCCGACCAATCCGGTGCGGGTCTGGATGGGGATCTGA
- the cobN gene encoding cobaltochelatase subunit CobN → MHLLLAQQGSISDGDDAIDLGQTPGDILFLSAADTELSAIAAALTRQAETATWRLASLMALKHPMSVDTYIERTARHAKLIIVRALGGASYFHYALEALHACAHRHGIKIAVLPGDDKPDAGLEAFSNLDAPDLSALWAYLIEGGDSNASHFVSYAQALLTNAPKPQEALPLLKAGLWWPGRGTIDVQAWQVLAGDGPIVALCFYRALVQSGETAPVEAMIEALQAQGLRALPVFVASLKDAVCVETLRMIFNQAAPDVVVNTTGFAVSVPGADAPSTVLDEQGAVVLQALFSSSPRSVWDASMQGLSARDLAMNVALPEVDGRVLTRAVSFKSAARYDARVETTLVSHAPDPGRMAFVASLAANWARLRHTPSPERQVALIMANYPNRDGRLGNGVGLDTPAASLEVLKALKADGYDSGILPASSDALMATLMAGVTNAAVKGRVIRETLPLADYQRFFARLPDKIRQEVGDRWGEPQADPFFAGDGFALPLLRFGKVMVGIQPARGYNIDPKDSYHSPDLVPPHGYFAFYAFLRQTFGVHAIIHMGKHGNLEWLPGKALALSESCYPEAVLGPVPHLYPFIVNDPGEGTQAKRRTSAVIIDHLTPPLTRAESYGPLKDLEALVDEYYQAMGGDPRRVTLLKTQILDLVADIGLDEDAGIAGGEAEEVKLTKLDAYLCDLKEMQIRDGLHIFGQAPEGRLLTDLVVALARVPRGQGQSQGGQGGDASLHRAIAADALGGWADFDPLDCVFSDIWDGPQPDLLRNVTLAPWRTKGDTVERIELLAADMVSGRLACPEDWQNTSAVLDEVEARLKPSVIKSGPAEIAGLLKGLSGRFVAPGPSGAPTRGRPDVLPTGRNFYSVDSRAVPTPAAYQLGQKSAELLVARYVQDHGEWPVSFGITAWGTSNMRTGGDDIAQALALIGVKPLWDNASRRVTGYEIIPQAILGRPRVDVTLRISGFFRDAFPEQIALFDKAVRAVGALDEDAADNPIAARIKAETVLFQQQGLDEKTASRRAGYRVFGSKPGAYGAGLQALIDEKGWERRADLAEAYLVWGAYAYGAGEEGKAERGLFEERLQGVQAVVQNQDNREHDLLDSDDYYQFEGGMTAAVEQLSGRRPTVYHNDHSRPEKPVIRTLEEEIGRVVRARVVNPKWIEGVMRHGYKGAFEIAATVDYLFAFAATTGAVRQPHFEAVYRAFIGDDRVRAFMTDKNPAALKDMSQRLLEAIERGLWTPRSNSARYHLSQISDAQILQTIQLENAL, encoded by the coding sequence ATGCATCTTTTGCTTGCCCAGCAAGGCTCGATCAGCGACGGGGATGATGCGATAGACCTCGGCCAGACGCCGGGGGATATCCTGTTTCTGTCTGCCGCCGATACCGAGCTGTCCGCCATCGCGGCGGCGCTGACGCGGCAAGCCGAGACCGCGACATGGCGGCTGGCCAGCCTGATGGCGCTGAAACATCCGATGTCGGTCGATACCTATATCGAGCGCACCGCCCGCCATGCAAAACTGATCATTGTCAGGGCGCTGGGTGGGGCCAGCTATTTTCATTATGCGCTGGAAGCGCTGCACGCCTGCGCCCACCGTCATGGGATCAAAATTGCCGTTTTGCCCGGCGACGACAAGCCGGATGCCGGGCTGGAGGCTTTTTCAAACCTGGATGCCCCGGATCTATCGGCGCTTTGGGCCTATCTGATTGAGGGCGGCGATAGCAATGCCAGCCATTTCGTGTCCTATGCGCAAGCGCTGCTGACCAATGCACCAAAACCGCAAGAGGCCTTGCCGTTGTTGAAGGCCGGGCTCTGGTGGCCGGGGCGAGGGACGATTGACGTTCAGGCATGGCAGGTGCTTGCAGGTGATGGGCCAATTGTCGCCCTCTGCTTTTACCGCGCCCTTGTCCAGAGCGGCGAGACCGCGCCGGTTGAGGCGATGATTGAGGCGCTGCAAGCACAGGGGTTGCGGGCCTTGCCGGTGTTTGTCGCCAGTCTGAAGGATGCCGTTTGCGTTGAGACGCTGCGGATGATTTTTAACCAGGCCGCTCCAGATGTGGTGGTCAACACGACAGGCTTTGCCGTTTCTGTTCCGGGCGCCGACGCACCCTCGACCGTGCTGGACGAGCAGGGCGCGGTGGTGTTGCAGGCGCTGTTTTCCTCGTCGCCACGTTCCGTCTGGGACGCATCGATGCAAGGGCTGAGTGCCCGCGATCTTGCCATGAATGTTGCCCTGCCGGAGGTGGATGGGCGGGTGCTGACCCGCGCTGTCTCGTTCAAATCCGCTGCCCGCTATGATGCGCGGGTGGAAACCACCCTGGTCAGCCATGCCCCGGACCCGGGCCGCATGGCCTTCGTCGCCAGTCTGGCCGCCAATTGGGCGCGGCTGAGGCATACACCTTCGCCTGAACGGCAGGTCGCCCTGATCATGGCCAATTATCCCAACCGGGATGGACGGCTGGGCAATGGCGTCGGGCTGGATACGCCTGCTGCCAGTCTTGAAGTGTTGAAGGCCCTGAAGGCCGACGGCTATGACAGCGGCATCCTGCCTGCCAGCTCTGATGCGCTGATGGCGACACTGATGGCCGGTGTCACCAATGCGGCGGTAAAGGGCAGGGTGATCCGCGAAACCTTGCCGCTTGCCGATTACCAGCGGTTTTTCGCGAGGCTGCCTGACAAAATCAGGCAGGAGGTTGGCGACAGATGGGGAGAACCGCAGGCCGATCCGTTTTTCGCTGGCGACGGTTTCGCGCTGCCGCTGCTGCGGTTCGGCAAGGTGATGGTCGGCATCCAGCCAGCGCGCGGCTATAATATCGATCCGAAGGACAGTTATCATTCGCCGGATCTGGTACCGCCGCATGGCTATTTCGCCTTCTACGCATTTTTGCGCCAGACATTTGGCGTTCACGCGATCATCCATATGGGCAAGCACGGCAATCTGGAATGGTTGCCGGGCAAGGCGCTGGCGCTGAGTGAGAGCTGTTATCCCGAAGCGGTGCTGGGTCCGGTGCCGCATCTCTATCCCTTTATCGTAAACGATCCCGGCGAAGGCACGCAGGCCAAGCGCCGGACCAGCGCTGTCATTATCGACCATCTTACGCCGCCGCTGACCAGGGCGGAAAGCTACGGTCCGCTGAAGGATCTGGAAGCGCTGGTCGATGAATATTACCAGGCGATGGGCGGTGATCCGCGCCGGGTTACCCTGTTGAAAACCCAGATCCTCGATCTGGTCGCCGATATTGGTCTGGATGAGGATGCAGGCATTGCCGGGGGCGAGGCGGAGGAGGTCAAGCTGACCAAGCTCGACGCCTATCTCTGCGACCTCAAGGAAATGCAGATTCGCGATGGCCTGCATATTTTCGGGCAGGCACCGGAAGGCCGGTTGCTGACCGATCTGGTTGTGGCCTTGGCGCGGGTGCCGCGTGGACAAGGGCAGAGCCAAGGGGGCCAAGGCGGCGATGCCAGTCTGCACCGGGCGATTGCTGCGGATGCGCTTGGCGGATGGGCCGATTTCGACCCTCTGGACTGTGTGTTTTCCGATATCTGGGACGGGCCGCAACCCGACCTTCTGAGAAACGTCACACTAGCCCCCTGGCGCACCAAGGGCGATACGGTCGAGCGGATCGAATTGCTAGCAGCAGACATGGTGTCAGGCAGGCTTGCCTGTCCCGAAGACTGGCAAAACACAAGCGCTGTTCTGGATGAGGTTGAAGCCCGGCTGAAGCCGAGCGTGATCAAATCCGGCCCAGCCGAAATTGCCGGACTGCTCAAAGGACTATCCGGTCGGTTCGTCGCTCCCGGCCCATCCGGTGCGCCGACGCGCGGGCGGCCGGATGTGCTACCGACCGGCCGTAACTTCTACTCCGTCGATAGCCGCGCCGTGCCGACACCCGCCGCTTACCAACTTGGCCAAAAATCCGCCGAACTGCTGGTTGCCCGCTATGTGCAGGATCATGGCGAATGGCCAGTGTCCTTCGGTATCACTGCGTGGGGGACCAGCAATATGCGCACGGGCGGCGATGATATTGCCCAGGCGCTGGCGCTGATCGGCGTCAAGCCGCTTTGGGACAACGCCTCGCGCCGGGTGACGGGCTATGAGATCATTCCCCAGGCGATTTTAGGTCGCCCGCGTGTTGATGTGACGCTGCGGATCTCAGGGTTTTTCCGTGATGCTTTTCCTGAGCAGATCGCCCTGTTCGACAAGGCGGTGCGGGCAGTTGGCGCTTTGGATGAGGATGCGGCGGATAACCCGATTGCAGCGCGTATCAAGGCTGAAACAGTCTTGTTCCAGCAACAGGGGCTGGACGAAAAGACCGCCAGTCGCCGGGCGGGCTACCGGGTGTTCGGCTCGAAACCCGGCGCTTACGGAGCGGGCCTGCAAGCCTTGATCGATGAAAAGGGCTGGGAGCGCCGGGCCGATCTGGCCGAGGCCTATCTGGTCTGGGGCGCTTACGCTTACGGCGCGGGCGAAGAAGGCAAGGCTGAGCGCGGTCTGTTCGAAGAGCGTTTGCAGGGCGTGCAGGCGGTGGTGCAGAACCAGGACAATCGCGAGCATGATTTGCTGGATAGCGACGATTACTATCAGTTCGAGGGCGGCATGACGGCGGCGGTCGAGCAGCTCTCGGGTCGCAGGCCAACCGTCTATCACAACGACCATTCCCGACCGGAAAAGCCTGTCATCCGCACACTGGAGGAAGAGATTGGCCGGGTGGTGCGCGCTCGTGTCGTCAATCCGAAATGGATCGAAGGCGTGATGCGGCATGGCTATAAGGGCGCGTTTGAAATTGCCGCGACGGTGGATTATCTGTTCGCCTTTGCCGCCACCACCGGTGCCGTGCGCCAGCCGCATTTCGAAGCCGTTTACCGGGCTTTTATCGGCGATGACCGGGTGCGGGCTTTCATGACTGATAAAAACCCGGCAGCGCTGAAGGACATGTCGCAGCGGTTGTTGGAAGCCATCGAGCGTGGCCTCTGGACGCCGCGCAGCAATTCGGCGAGATATCATTTGTCCCAGATTTCTGACGCCCAGATTTTACAGACGATCCAATTGGAGAATGCCCTATGA
- a CDS encoding phytoene/squalene synthase family protein, with protein MAESAKPSPLVPDVCLTTLREIDRDRYLACLLSPPEKQPALAALYAFNAELARVRDLVREPLPGEIRLQYWRDLLSGKGHGDTKANPLAAGLLAAVERYHLPVQPLLDMIDARIADLYDDPIGPRSALEGYAGETASALIQLASLVLDTEAALNCATIAGHAGVAQAIAGLLALMPQHRARGQLYIPDEILTATGLDRDAFLSGKDEMRIDGAIEAFAGLGLDHLAKARAGGKLPASLVAAYLPVALAGPILRDARRRGADILQTPIRRAQWRRQLTLLRASVTGRF; from the coding sequence ATGGCCGAAAGTGCAAAGCCATCGCCATTGGTCCCGGATGTATGCCTTACGACACTGCGGGAGATTGACCGCGATCGGTATTTGGCCTGCCTTCTCTCCCCGCCGGAAAAGCAGCCTGCCTTGGCAGCACTCTATGCCTTCAATGCCGAGCTTGCCCGCGTGCGTGATCTGGTGCGCGAACCCTTGCCGGGCGAAATCCGGCTGCAATATTGGCGCGACCTGCTTTCGGGCAAGGGACATGGCGATACCAAGGCCAATCCGCTGGCGGCAGGGCTTTTGGCGGCTGTGGAGCGCTATCACCTGCCGGTTCAGCCCTTGCTCGACATGATCGATGCGCGGATTGCCGATCTTTACGATGATCCGATCGGGCCGAGATCGGCGCTGGAAGGCTATGCGGGAGAGACCGCCTCGGCGCTAATCCAGCTGGCGAGCCTGGTGCTGGATACCGAGGCCGCGCTGAATTGCGCAACCATCGCCGGACATGCTGGTGTTGCCCAGGCCATTGCCGGACTGTTGGCGCTGATGCCGCAACATCGGGCGCGGGGACAGCTTTACATTCCCGACGAGATATTGACTGCGACTGGCCTCGACCGTGATGCCTTTTTGTCGGGCAAGGACGAGATGAGGATAGATGGGGCAATCGAAGCCTTTGCCGGTCTGGGGCTCGATCACCTTGCCAAGGCGCGCGCTGGTGGCAAGCTTCCGGCGTCTCTGGTTGCTGCCTATCTGCCTGTGGCGCTCGCCGGGCCGATTCTGCGGGATGCTCGTCGGCGCGGCGCCGATATTCTGCAAACACCGATTCGCCGAGCTCAGTGGCGCCGCCAACTGACACTGCTGCGCGCCAGCGTGACGGGTCGATTTTAG
- a CDS encoding DUF1127 domain-containing protein: protein MNPIRIAKNWISYRRTLSELGGLSNQTLSDIGITRYDIRHIANRSFR, encoded by the coding sequence ATGAACCCGATCCGCATTGCTAAAAACTGGATTAGCTATCGCCGCACTCTGTCCGAACTGGGCGGCCTGTCGAACCAGACCCTGTCCGATATCGGCATCACCCGTTACGACATCCGTCACATTGCCAACCGTTCGTTCCGTTAA